One genomic segment of Candidatus Fukatsuia endosymbiont of Tuberolachnus salignus includes these proteins:
- a CDS encoding lambda exonuclease family protein, producing MEQRTEAWFAARCGKVTASKLADVMTKVKEGYAATRKKYKAELICQRLTGKREDTFVTPEMKHGTALEPVAREAYILREFAVEVTEVGLIDHPTIKGFAASPDGLVNEDGLIEIKCPKTWTHLKTIRTGEPEKKYLLQMHAQMLCTGRRWCDFVSYDNRLPDTLAYFKKRIHFDEALGKEIETEVRKFLQELEREIEQIKTYGKVA from the coding sequence ATGGAACAACGAACAGAAGCCTGGTTTGCCGCAAGATGCGGCAAGGTGACAGCGAGCAAGCTAGCGGATGTAATGACAAAAGTTAAAGAGGGTTACGCGGCAACTCGAAAAAAATACAAGGCCGAGCTGATTTGCCAGCGTCTAACGGGGAAACGGGAAGACACCTTTGTCACACCTGAAATGAAGCACGGGACGGCACTGGAACCCGTCGCACGTGAGGCTTACATCTTGCGTGAATTTGCAGTAGAGGTCACGGAAGTGGGGCTCATCGACCACCCTACCATCAAGGGGTTTGCCGCCAGTCCCGACGGACTGGTTAATGAGGATGGCCTGATCGAGATTAAATGCCCCAAAACCTGGACACATCTGAAAACGATAAGAACAGGTGAACCAGAAAAAAAATACCTCCTGCAAATGCACGCGCAAATGCTGTGTACGGGGCGAAGATGGTGTGACTTTGTCAGCTATGACAATCGACTGCCTGACACATTAGCCTACTTCAAAAAGCGCATTCACTTTGATGAGGCACTGGGCAAGGAAATTGAAACCGAAGTGCGAAAATTTCTGCAGGAACTTGAACGTGAAATCGAACAGATTAAAACGTATGGAAAAGTGGCATGA